A genomic region of Mus pahari chromosome 22, PAHARI_EIJ_v1.1, whole genome shotgun sequence contains the following coding sequences:
- the Clta gene encoding clathrin light chain A isoform X2 codes for MAELDPFGAPAGAPGGPALGNGVAGAGEEDPAAAFLAQQESEIAGIENDEAFAILDGGAPGPQPHGEPPGGPDAVDGVMNGEYYQESNGPTDSYAAISEVDRLQSEPESIRKWREEQTERLEALDANSRKQEAEWKEKAIKELEEWYARQDEQLQKTKANNRVADEAFYKQPFADLIGYVAAEEAFVNDIDESSPGTEWERVARLCDFNPKSSKQAKDVSRMRSVLISLKQAPLVH; via the exons ATGGCTGAGTTGGATCCATTCGGCGCTCCCGCCGGTGCGCCCGGCGGCCCCGCTCTTGGGAACGGGGTGGCGGGCGCCGGCGAGGAAGACCCGGCCGCGGCCTTCTTGGCGCAGCAAGAGAGTGAGATTGCGGGCATCGAGAACGACGAGGCCTTCGCCATCCTGGACGGCGGCGCCCCTGGGCCGCAGCCACACGGCGAGCCGCCGGGAGGGCCGG ATGCTGTTGACGGAGTGATGAACGGTGAATACTACCAG GAGAGCAATGGTCCAACAGACAGTTACGCAGCCATTTCAGAAGTGGATCGATTGCAGTCAGAGCCTGAAAGCATCCGTAAGTGGAGAGAGGAGCAAACGGAGCGCCTGGAGGCCCTCG ATGCCAATTCTCGGAAGCAAGAAGCGGAATGGAAAGAAAAGGCGATAAAGGAGCTGGAAGAGTGGTACGCGAGGCAGGATGAGCAGCTACAGAAGACAAAGGCCAACAACAG GGTGGCAGACGAAGCTTTCTACAAACAACCCTTCGCTGACCTGATTGGTTATGT GGCGGCAGAAGAAGCCTTTGTAAACGACATTGACGAGTCATCCCCAGGCACTGAGTGGGAGCGGGTGGCCCGCCTGTGTGACTTTAACCCCAAGTCCAGCAAACAGGCCAAAGATGTCTCTCGCATGCGCTCAGTCCTCATCTCCCTGAAGCAGGCCCCCCTGGTGCACTGA
- the Clta gene encoding clathrin light chain A isoform X4 → MAELDPFGAPAGAPGGPALGNGVAGAGEEDPAAAFLAQQESEIAGIENDEAFAILDGGAPGPQPHGEPPGGPDAVDGVMNGEYYQESNGPTDSYAAISEVDRLQSEPESIRKWREEQTERLEALDANSRKQEAEWKEKAIKELEEWYARQDEQLQKTKANNRAAEEAFVNDIDESSPGTEWERVARLCDFNPKSSKQAKDVSRMRSVLISLKQAPLVH, encoded by the exons ATGGCTGAGTTGGATCCATTCGGCGCTCCCGCCGGTGCGCCCGGCGGCCCCGCTCTTGGGAACGGGGTGGCGGGCGCCGGCGAGGAAGACCCGGCCGCGGCCTTCTTGGCGCAGCAAGAGAGTGAGATTGCGGGCATCGAGAACGACGAGGCCTTCGCCATCCTGGACGGCGGCGCCCCTGGGCCGCAGCCACACGGCGAGCCGCCGGGAGGGCCGG ATGCTGTTGACGGAGTGATGAACGGTGAATACTACCAG GAGAGCAATGGTCCAACAGACAGTTACGCAGCCATTTCAGAAGTGGATCGATTGCAGTCAGAGCCTGAAAGCATCCGTAAGTGGAGAGAGGAGCAAACGGAGCGCCTGGAGGCCCTCG ATGCCAATTCTCGGAAGCAAGAAGCGGAATGGAAAGAAAAGGCGATAAAGGAGCTGGAAGAGTGGTACGCGAGGCAGGATGAGCAGCTACAGAAGACAAAGGCCAACAACAG GGCGGCAGAAGAAGCCTTTGTAAACGACATTGACGAGTCATCCCCAGGCACTGAGTGGGAGCGGGTGGCCCGCCTGTGTGACTTTAACCCCAAGTCCAGCAAACAGGCCAAAGATGTCTCTCGCATGCGCTCAGTCCTCATCTCCCTGAAGCAGGCCCCCCTGGTGCACTGA
- the Clta gene encoding clathrin light chain A isoform X3 — protein sequence MAELDPFGAPAGAPGGPALGNGVAGAGEEDPAAAFLAQQESEIAGIENDEAFAILDGGAPGPQPHGEPPGGPDAVDGVMNGEYYQESNGPTDSYAAISEVDRLQSEPESIRKWREEQTERLEALDANSRKQEAEWKEKAIKELEEWYARQDEQLQKTKANNSTNINHPCYSLEQAAEEAFVNDIDESSPGTEWERVARLCDFNPKSSKQAKDVSRMRSVLISLKQAPLVH from the exons ATGGCTGAGTTGGATCCATTCGGCGCTCCCGCCGGTGCGCCCGGCGGCCCCGCTCTTGGGAACGGGGTGGCGGGCGCCGGCGAGGAAGACCCGGCCGCGGCCTTCTTGGCGCAGCAAGAGAGTGAGATTGCGGGCATCGAGAACGACGAGGCCTTCGCCATCCTGGACGGCGGCGCCCCTGGGCCGCAGCCACACGGCGAGCCGCCGGGAGGGCCGG ATGCTGTTGACGGAGTGATGAACGGTGAATACTACCAG GAGAGCAATGGTCCAACAGACAGTTACGCAGCCATTTCAGAAGTGGATCGATTGCAGTCAGAGCCTGAAAGCATCCGTAAGTGGAGAGAGGAGCAAACGGAGCGCCTGGAGGCCCTCG ATGCCAATTCTCGGAAGCAAGAAGCGGAATGGAAAGAAAAGGCGATAAAGGAGCTGGAAGAGTGGTACGCGAGGCAGGATGAGCAGCTACAGAAGACAAAGGCCAACAACAG CACAAACATAAACCATCCTTGCTACAGCCTAGAACA GGCGGCAGAAGAAGCCTTTGTAAACGACATTGACGAGTCATCCCCAGGCACTGAGTGGGAGCGGGTGGCCCGCCTGTGTGACTTTAACCCCAAGTCCAGCAAACAGGCCAAAGATGTCTCTCGCATGCGCTCAGTCCTCATCTCCCTGAAGCAGGCCCCCCTGGTGCACTGA
- the Clta gene encoding clathrin light chain A isoform X1, producing the protein MAELDPFGAPAGAPGGPALGNGVAGAGEEDPAAAFLAQQESEIAGIENDEAFAILDGGAPGPQPHGEPPGGPDAVDGVMNGEYYQESNGPTDSYAAISEVDRLQSEPESIRKWREEQTERLEALDANSRKQEAEWKEKAIKELEEWYARQDEQLQKTKANNRVADEAFYKQPFADLIGYVTNINHPCYSLEQAAEEAFVNDIDESSPGTEWERVARLCDFNPKSSKQAKDVSRMRSVLISLKQAPLVH; encoded by the exons ATGGCTGAGTTGGATCCATTCGGCGCTCCCGCCGGTGCGCCCGGCGGCCCCGCTCTTGGGAACGGGGTGGCGGGCGCCGGCGAGGAAGACCCGGCCGCGGCCTTCTTGGCGCAGCAAGAGAGTGAGATTGCGGGCATCGAGAACGACGAGGCCTTCGCCATCCTGGACGGCGGCGCCCCTGGGCCGCAGCCACACGGCGAGCCGCCGGGAGGGCCGG ATGCTGTTGACGGAGTGATGAACGGTGAATACTACCAG GAGAGCAATGGTCCAACAGACAGTTACGCAGCCATTTCAGAAGTGGATCGATTGCAGTCAGAGCCTGAAAGCATCCGTAAGTGGAGAGAGGAGCAAACGGAGCGCCTGGAGGCCCTCG ATGCCAATTCTCGGAAGCAAGAAGCGGAATGGAAAGAAAAGGCGATAAAGGAGCTGGAAGAGTGGTACGCGAGGCAGGATGAGCAGCTACAGAAGACAAAGGCCAACAACAG GGTGGCAGACGAAGCTTTCTACAAACAACCCTTCGCTGACCTGATTGGTTATGT CACAAACATAAACCATCCTTGCTACAGCCTAGAACA GGCGGCAGAAGAAGCCTTTGTAAACGACATTGACGAGTCATCCCCAGGCACTGAGTGGGAGCGGGTGGCCCGCCTGTGTGACTTTAACCCCAAGTCCAGCAAACAGGCCAAAGATGTCTCTCGCATGCGCTCAGTCCTCATCTCCCTGAAGCAGGCCCCCCTGGTGCACTGA